GTCTATTGATAAAAAAGCAAAAGTAAAGTTTGATGAGATTTTCATGATGGAGATCGGATCTTTTACTAACAGCGTTACTTTTGCCCAGAAACTTAAGGTGACAGACAAAAGCTCATTTTCAGTAATTGGAAATGTACGAGCTCAGGCTTGTAACGATCAGACCTGTACACCTCCCCTACCTGTAGATTTCTCATTTACAGGTTCAAATCTTCCTGCCACATTAGTAATAACTGCAACCTCATCAGATGATGTTAGTGGAAACCAAAATAAAGTTGTTACCGGAAATGAAACTGCGGATATTAATGATGCAGGATCAATATCAGGAAATGAATCTGCCAGATCAAATGTAACATTGGAATCTGTAGACAGAGATCTGCTGTGGACCCCTGTAATTGAGGAGTTACAAGAATTAAGCGATGGAGAAGATCTAGCAAATGCATCTTTGATTAGTATTTTCCTAAAAGGTCTTATTTGGGGATTCGCTGCCCTTCTTACTCCATGCGTCTGGCCAATGATACCAATTACAGTAAGCTTTTTCTTGAACAGAAATAAGAAAAGCCGTAGAAAAGCAATTCAGGATGCCAGCATTTATGGACTTTCAATAATAATAATCTACGTAACATTAGGACTTCTAATTACCGCAATATTTGGGGCAAGTGCTTTAAATAACCTGGCTACCAGTCCGATATTCAACTTGATCTTCTTTGCTCTGCTTATCACTTTTGCATTTTCATTCATGGGGGCATTTGAGCTGGTTTTACCTGCATCGTGGACAAACAAGATGGATAGTAAAGTTGACAGCTCAAAGGGATTTCTGAGTCTATTCTTTATGGCATTCACCCTGGCACTGGTATCATTTTCATGTACAGGTCCAATAATAGGATGGTTGCTTGTAGATGCTGCTACTCACGGTAACCTGATGGCACCAACAGTTGGTATGTTTGGATTTGCACTAGCATTATCCATTCCTTTTACACTATTTGCCATATTCCCATCATGGTTGAAAACACTTCCCAAATCAGGAAGTTGGCTCAACACTGTTAAGGTTGTGCTTGGATTCATAGTACTTGCTGTATCACTTAAATTCCTATCGGTGGCCGACCTCTCAAGTGGCTGGGGCTTGCTGGACAGAGATATATTCCTTGCCATATGGATAGTACTATTTGTGGTACTTGGAGTGTACTTGCTAGGAAAAATCAAACTTAAGGGAGATAGCGATATTAATAATGTATCACTTACCAGGTTGATTCTCGCAATGTTATCATTTGCTTTTGCTGTTTATATGGTACCGGGATTATGGGGTGCTCCACTTAAACCGCTTAGTGCAATTGCACCCCCTTTATCAACACTTGATTTTAATCTAACCGGTGAATCAAAAGGGCTGATATTTGATGATTATGAAGCAGGTATGGCATATGCCGCACGTGAAGGGAAGCCTGTACTTCTTGAGTTTGGTGGTCATGGCTGTGTAAACTGCCATAAGATGGACGCAACAGTTCTTGCCGAAGATAGAGTGAAGAACCTTATTGAGGAAGAGTTTGTGTTTATTGTTTTAATGGTAGATGAGAGAACCAGACTACCAGAGGTGATTGAGGTTGATGATGCCGGCAAAAAAACGCGTTTGAGAACGGTCGGCGACAAATGGAGTTACCTTCAACGTTATAAATTTGGTATACAATCACAGCCCTATTATGTGGTGTTGGATCATCAGGGAAAACCGCTTTCTCCTGCACATGCATATGATGAGAGTGTAGATAAATATGTGGAATTTCTTCAAACAGGACTAAGAAACTTTGAAAAGTAGACCATAAAAGATTAGAGTTAAATTCATTAAAACACCCAAGATTAGTACAATACAATAATGAACAGCAGACAAGAGAAGCTTGAAGCTTTCGGGAGACTACTTGATATTATGGACGAACTTCGTGAGAAATGTCCATGGGATAACAAACAGACCAATGAAAGCCTGCGTGCAAATACAATTGAGGAAACCTACGAGCTGGCTGAAGCGATCATCAACAATGACAATGATGAGATAAAAAAGGAACTTGGTGACCTGCTTCTTCATATTGTATTCTACTCTAAAATAGGTGAAGAGAAAAAAGAATTTGACGTAGCTGATGTATGTAATGCTATTTCAGACAAACTTATCTTCAGACACCCTCACGTATTTGGTGATATAAATATAGATTCTGCAAGTAAAGTTGAGCAATCTTGGGAACAGATTAAACTAAAAGAAAAAGGAGGCAATAAGACTGTTCTCGAGGGTGTTCCTTCGGCATTACCTTCACTTGTTAAAGCTTATCGGATACAGGATAAGGCACGCAATTCGGGATTCGACTGGCAACAACGTCAGGATGTATGGGAGAAGGTGAAAGAGGAAATGCTTGAACTAAAAGAAGAGATAGATAGCATGGATGCTGATAAAACCGAAGCTGAATTTGGTGATCTCATATTTAGCATCATAAATGCTGCACGACTCTACAAAGTAAATCCTGACAATGCTCTGGAAAGAACTAACCAAAAATTCATTTACCGATTTAATTATATGGAGAAGAAGGTTAAGGAGATGGGTAAATCATTGAATCAGCTTTCACTTGAAGAGCTTGAAGAAATATGGCAAGAGGCTAAGCTAACGGAAAACTGTTAGCTATGCAGGCAATAATCTACTTTCCTATTCTCCAGCGATCTAGGAGGGATTTGCGTTTAGGAAAAATACCATTCTGTTTTGTACGTACATCCTCAATAACATAAAAACTATTATTATCAAAACTATTAATTGTAGCCTCTAATGTTTTCAGCTCTTTCCTATCCACAACAGTTTCAATAATATCCACTTCATTTGTAGAACCACTTCCGTGTGTTAATGTTGCTCCAAAGTCTAATTTATTGAGTGTTTGAATCAACGCATTCCCATTCTTCTGGGTATAGATTCTGCAAAGGACAATTCCATATGCTATTCTATTTTCGAGTAGTATCCCAATATAGTTACCTGTAGCATAGCCCGCTGCATATGAAAGATATGAGACTAAATCGTTTGCACGTGAGAGTACCTGTGAAATAACCATTACCCAGATAAACACCTCTATAAAACCTATAATTGGTGCTTTATATTTCTCTCCTTTTGAAACAAATATAATTCGAAGAGTTCCAAGTGAAACGTCAATTACACGTCCAAGGAAAATTATAAATGGTAATAACCAGGGGTATACATCTAAAAAATCAAACATAGATAGAATATGAGTAGTAAGTGATCATTAATAAGTTTCTGTAATCTCTCTCAGGTATTTAATAAAATCATAAATATCATCATTGGTGGTATCCCAAGAGCATACTAATCGCATTTCGTTACGTCTTTCATCCCAGTCATAGAAAAAATAGCGTTCACGCAACTTATAGGTAATTTCTTTAGGCAGAATAAAAAATATAGCGTTAGACTCAACAGGCTGTGTTATCTCAACACCTTTAATCTTCGCCATTTCAGATGACAGTATTTGTGCTGCACTATTTGACTTCCTGGCGTTCTCCAACCAAATATTCTCTTTCAGATACGGAATAAACTGTGCCGATATATATCTCATTTTTGAATAAAGTTGGGTAGTCTGTTTCCTGTAATATTTAATATTTTCGGACAGCTCTTTACGTAAAGATACTAACGCTTCACCAAACATTAATCCATTTTTAGTACCTCCGATAGTAAATATATCAACTCCGCAGTCAGCAGTCATCTCCTTGAGGCCAGTATTTATGAAAGCACTTGCATTAGCAATACGTGTACCATCTACAAACAGATACATATCATTCTCATGTGCTAGTTCCGCTAAAGACTTAATCTCTTCAATGGTATATGCAGTACCCAACTCAGTTGTTTGTGAAATAGCTATAACTTTAGGTTGTGAGTGATGTTCAAATCCAAATCCATGCAAGTATGGTTTAACCAATTCAGGGGTAAGTTTGCCATCAGGCGTAGGAACCTCCTTAAGTGAAGCCCCGGTTAATTTAACAGGTGCACCGCACTCATCAACTG
This portion of the Lascolabacillus massiliensis genome encodes:
- a CDS encoding threonine aldolase family protein, translated to MRSFGSDNNSGVDHRIMEALSKANVDHTIAYGDDKWTQEASEVISELLGNKDVNSYFVFNGTGANVVALQACTLPFHSIICASTAHIAVDECGAPVKLTGASLKEVPTPDGKLTPELVKPYLHGFGFEHHSQPKVIAISQTTELGTAYTIEEIKSLAELAHENDMYLFVDGTRIANASAFINTGLKEMTADCGVDIFTIGGTKNGLMFGEALVSLRKELSENIKYYRKQTTQLYSKMRYISAQFIPYLKENIWLENARKSNSAAQILSSEMAKIKGVEITQPVESNAIFFILPKEITYKLRERYFFYDWDERRNEMRLVCSWDTTNDDIYDFIKYLREITETY
- a CDS encoding DUF2179 domain-containing protein, encoding MFDFLDVYPWLLPFIIFLGRVIDVSLGTLRIIFVSKGEKYKAPIIGFIEVFIWVMVISQVLSRANDLVSYLSYAAGYATGNYIGILLENRIAYGIVLCRIYTQKNGNALIQTLNKLDFGATLTHGSGSTNEVDIIETVVDRKELKTLEATINSFDNNSFYVIEDVRTKQNGIFPKRKSLLDRWRIGK
- the mazG gene encoding nucleoside triphosphate pyrophosphohydrolase — translated: MNSRQEKLEAFGRLLDIMDELREKCPWDNKQTNESLRANTIEETYELAEAIINNDNDEIKKELGDLLLHIVFYSKIGEEKKEFDVADVCNAISDKLIFRHPHVFGDINIDSASKVEQSWEQIKLKEKGGNKTVLEGVPSALPSLVKAYRIQDKARNSGFDWQQRQDVWEKVKEEMLELKEEIDSMDADKTEAEFGDLIFSIINAARLYKVNPDNALERTNQKFIYRFNYMEKKVKEMGKSLNQLSLEELEEIWQEAKLTENC
- a CDS encoding protein-disulfide reductase DsbD family protein, producing the protein MKKIARRLFSIGVLILLSSVILHAQNPISWDFTLSDAGNGEINILAKATVEQGWYMYDTNIPEGGPNPTMIEFDEIKGAVPVGEFKSIDKKAKVKFDEIFMMEIGSFTNSVTFAQKLKVTDKSSFSVIGNVRAQACNDQTCTPPLPVDFSFTGSNLPATLVITATSSDDVSGNQNKVVTGNETADINDAGSISGNESARSNVTLESVDRDLLWTPVIEELQELSDGEDLANASLISIFLKGLIWGFAALLTPCVWPMIPITVSFFLNRNKKSRRKAIQDASIYGLSIIIIYVTLGLLITAIFGASALNNLATSPIFNLIFFALLITFAFSFMGAFELVLPASWTNKMDSKVDSSKGFLSLFFMAFTLALVSFSCTGPIIGWLLVDAATHGNLMAPTVGMFGFALALSIPFTLFAIFPSWLKTLPKSGSWLNTVKVVLGFIVLAVSLKFLSVADLSSGWGLLDRDIFLAIWIVLFVVLGVYLLGKIKLKGDSDINNVSLTRLILAMLSFAFAVYMVPGLWGAPLKPLSAIAPPLSTLDFNLTGESKGLIFDDYEAGMAYAAREGKPVLLEFGGHGCVNCHKMDATVLAEDRVKNLIEEEFVFIVLMVDERTRLPEVIEVDDAGKKTRLRTVGDKWSYLQRYKFGIQSQPYYVVLDHQGKPLSPAHAYDESVDKYVEFLQTGLRNFEK